TTGTTTTACCAAAAAAAACAATGATTTTAAGAGAAGGAACTGTAGAAGATTATCTGTATTTTATCGATAAGGGAATTATCCGTTTTTTTGTGAATAAAGTACATCCTACCGAGCCTTCAAAAGAAATTACATTTTCTTTGATTTCAGAAAATATGTTCTGTAGCGCTTACGATTCTTTTATTACTAGAAATCCTTGTGCTTATAACGTAGAAACGGTACAGGAAACCGTGATGTACAGAATTCATTTTGATGATCTTCAGGAGCTTTACGAAAGAAGTAAAGTCGGAAATTATTTGGGAAGAATTTCTGCCGAA
Above is a genomic segment from Chryseobacterium mulctrae containing:
- a CDS encoding Crp/Fnr family transcriptional regulator → MEKLLNIYNSIEGLSHEEALYHINKFEKIVLPKKTMILREGTVEDYLYFIDKGIIRFFVNKVHPTEPSKEITFSLISENMFCSAYDSFITRNPCAYNVETVQETVMYRIHFDDLQELYERSKVGNYLGRISAENLYVRKTQREISLLMHSAEERYNNLVKAYPHFIREIPLKHIASYIGITPQALSRIRKQLL